The stretch of DNA CATATGAGGCGAGTAAAAAGTCTGCGCTCCCCGCCATTGTTCTGCTGGAATCGCATTTAAGTGCACGCTTATAAGCAGGTCTGCCCCCGACTCGTTAATCAGCTGCTTTCTTTTGCGCAGATCTTCCGTTTTTCGCGTACGGACGCTTTTTGTTTCTGCCCCGGCTAAATCTTTATCTTTTTCTCTCGTCATAAGGACAACCGCGCCTTGTCCATTTAAATACTCTCTCAGCTTCTCTGAAACAGACAGGGCAATGTCCTTCTCGAGTGCCGGCTCACTTCCCGCGCCGCCATCCATTCCCCCATGCCCCGGATCAATCATAATCGTCATTCCGGTAAGCGGAGGACGCCAATCATTAAACACCGGCTTGACTCCTTGATATAAAAAAGCAGCAGCCGCTGCGAGCATCAGAACG from Domibacillus sp. DTU_2020_1001157_1_SI_ALB_TIR_016 encodes:
- the cwlD gene encoding N-acetylmuramoyl-L-alanine amidase CwlD; translation: MLAAAAAFLYQGVKPVFNDWRPPLTGMTIMIDPGHGGMDGGAGSEPALEKDIALSVSEKLREYLNGQGAVVLMTREKDKDLAGAETKSVRTRKTEDLRKRKQLINESGADLLISVHLNAIPAEQWRGAQTFYSPHMPQNKQIATAIQNELVGNLGNTDRKPAEIGHVFILKEADVPGALVEIGFLSNPAERRLLESESYQEKTAAAISRGILRYVDGK